TGTTAAAAATTAATGTTCTAGTTAAACCGTGTAAAGATTTATGTGCTTTTTGTTCTGTTGGTCTAGCTACTGTTATTTCACCATTATCTATCTTAATCTCCATATCAGGATTTAATTGTTGTGTTAATTGACCTTTTGGTCCTTTTACCTCAATGAAGTTATCGTCACTTATTTTAACTTCAACTCCACTTGGAATAGTTATTGGTTTCAATCCAATTCTTGACATGAGTGCACCTCCTGTTCCTTTAATCTTGTTATTCTACCAAACGTAGCAAATAACTTCTCCGCCTACTTTTTCTTTTCTTGCAACTTTGTCAGTTAAAATACCTTTTGAAGTTGATAGGATAACTATTCCTAAACCACCTAGTACTCTTGGTATTTCATCGCTCTTTACGTATACTCTTAAGCCTGGTTTAGAAATTCTCTTTATTCCACTTATAACTTTTTCTTTTTGGTTTCCATATTTTAAATCAACTCTTATTATACCTTGTTTAGCATCATCTATTACATCAAAGCCTTTGATGAAACCTTCATTTAATAAGATTTGAGCTAATTCTTTTTTTACATTAGAAGCAGGAATATCAACCGAGTCATGTTTAGCATTACTTGCATTTCTAATTCTCGTTAACATATCCGCAATTGGGTCAGTCATCATAATTTAGCTACCTCCTTTCATAACCTTAATACTACCAGCTTGCTTTTTTAACACCAGGGATTTGACCCTTATATGCTAATTCTCTAAAACAAATACGGCAGATTCCATATTTTCTCAATACTGCATGAGGTCTACCACATATATTACATCTTGTATATGCTCTTGTGCTAAACTTAGGTTTTCTTTGTTGTTTAGCGATCATTGATTTTTTAGCCAAGACTTTTCCCCTCCTTCTTTACTTTCTAAAGGGCATTCCCATTTTTTCTAAGAATACTCTAGCTTCTTCATCAGTTTTAGCAGTCGTTACTATAACGATATCTAATCCCCTGATTGCATCGACCTTATCATATTCAATTTCTGGGAATATAAGTTGTTCCTTGATACCAATTGCATAGTTTCCTCTACCATCAAATGAAGTATCACTCACACCTCTAAAGTCTCTTACTCTTGGTAATGCAATGTTCATAAATTTATCTAAGAAATCGTACATTCTTTCACCTCTTAGGGTTACTTTTGTACCTAATTTCATACCTTCACGTATCTTAAAGTTAGCAATGGATTTTTTAGCTTTTGTGATAACTGCCTTTTGGCCTACTATTAATTCCAATTCCTTAACTGCTGATTCAAGTACCTTAGGGTTATCTTTAGCTTCGCCAAGGCCCATATTGATAACTACTTTTTCAAGCTTTGGCACTTCCATTATGTTCTTATATTGAAATTTTTCCATCATAGCACTAACAACTTCGTTAGTATATTTTTCTTTTAATCTGGAAGCCATTCTATTACCTCCTCTCTACTTACTTTTTATCTAGAACTTCTCCACATTTTTTGCAAATTCTAACTTTTTTTCCATCAGCTTTAACACTGTGACCAACTCTTACACCCTTTTTGTCCTTTTCGCAATAAAACATTACCTTGGAAGCATCGATAGAACCTTCATATTTAAGAATTCCACCTGGTTGAGTAGGGCCACCTGCTTTTTTATGTCTTGTAATCATATTTATACCTTCAACGATTACTTTATTTTCTTTAGGTAAAACTGTAAGTACCTTACCAGTTTTTCCTTTATCTTTACCAGAAATTACTACTACTGTATCTCCACTCTTAACGTGCATCTCGACACCTCCTCCTATAATACTTCCGGTGCTAAGGATATTATTTTCATAAAGTTTCCTCTTCTTAATTCCCTAGTTACTGGTCCAAATATACGGGTTCCAACAGGGTTTTTATCTTCCTTAACTATAACTGCAGCATTATCATCAAATTTAATATATGAACCATCTTCTCTTCTTACACCATAGCTAGTTCTAACGATAACAGCTTTAACTACTTCACCTTTTTTTACAACCCCACCAGGTGTTGCACTCTTAACCGAACAAACTACTATATCTCCAACACTTGCGTATTTTCTATTAGTACCACCTAATACTTTGATTACTAATAATTCCTTCGCTCCAGAGTTATCTGCAACTCTTAAACGAGCTTCAGTTTGAATCATTTAGCATACCTCCCTTCGAGTTAAAAGGACTATTTTGCCTTTTCTATAATTCTTACTACTCTCCATCTTTTATCCTTGCTTAATGGTCTAGTCTCCATAATTTCTACTTTATCACCAATGCCACACACATTTTCTTCATCATGGGCTTTAAATTTAGTAGTTCTTTTTAATTGTTTCTTATATAAAGGATGTGTTACGAATGTTTCTATAGCAACAACAACAGTCTTATCCATTTTATCGCTTAGTACTGTACCTATTTGAACTTTACGCTTTCCTCTTTCCATTCGAGATTAAACCTCCTTT
The DNA window shown above is from Tissierella sp. Yu-01 and carries:
- the rpsH gene encoding 30S ribosomal protein S8; translated protein: MMTDPIADMLTRIRNASNAKHDSVDIPASNVKKELAQILLNEGFIKGFDVIDDAKQGIIRVDLKYGNQKEKVISGIKRISKPGLRVYVKSDEIPRVLGGLGIVILSTSKGILTDKVARKEKVGGEVICYVW
- a CDS encoding type Z 30S ribosomal protein S14 → MAKKSMIAKQQRKPKFSTRAYTRCNICGRPHAVLRKYGICRICFRELAYKGQIPGVKKASW
- the rplE gene encoding 50S ribosomal protein L5, which translates into the protein MASRLKEKYTNEVVSAMMEKFQYKNIMEVPKLEKVVINMGLGEAKDNPKVLESAVKELELIVGQKAVITKAKKSIANFKIREGMKLGTKVTLRGERMYDFLDKFMNIALPRVRDFRGVSDTSFDGRGNYAIGIKEQLIFPEIEYDKVDAIRGLDIVIVTTAKTDEEARVFLEKMGMPFRK
- the rplX gene encoding 50S ribosomal protein L24 encodes the protein MHVKSGDTVVVISGKDKGKTGKVLTVLPKENKVIVEGINMITRHKKAGGPTQPGGILKYEGSIDASKVMFYCEKDKKGVRVGHSVKADGKKVRICKKCGEVLDKK
- the rplN gene encoding 50S ribosomal protein L14 produces the protein MIQTEARLRVADNSGAKELLVIKVLGGTNRKYASVGDIVVCSVKSATPGGVVKKGEVVKAVIVRTSYGVRREDGSYIKFDDNAAVIVKEDKNPVGTRIFGPVTRELRRGNFMKIISLAPEVL
- the rpsQ gene encoding 30S ribosomal protein S17, which gives rise to MERGKRKVQIGTVLSDKMDKTVVVAIETFVTHPLYKKQLKRTTKFKAHDEENVCGIGDKVEIMETRPLSKDKRWRVVRIIEKAK